A segment of the Aureliella helgolandensis genome:
CAGGCAGTGGAACTCCCCCGCATCCCACTGGTGGACATAACCCAACAGGCCGGTATCGATTGGCAACATGTCAGCGGTATGGAGGGCGAAAAACTACTCCCCGAAACCATGGGGGGTGGAGTGGCCGTCTGGGATTACGATCGCGATGGCGACCAAGATATTTTGTTGGTAGGTAGCCGATCATGGCCCTGGGCCAAGCAAGCGATCGATTCTCCTCGCTCACTGTGCTTGTATCAAAACAACGGGGCTGCTCAATTCACCGATGTGACTCACGCCAGCGGGTTGGACATTGAGTTCTACGGCATGGGACCCGCCATCGGGGACTTCGACAACGATGGCTGGCCGGATCTATTTCTTACCGCCGTCGGACAAAACCATCTCTTTGAGAATGAGGAGGGAAAATTTCTGGACATCACCGCGACCGCTGGTGTCGCAGGCCTCGATTCAGCCTGGAGTACAGGGGCCACGTGGTTCGATTACGACAACGACGGGCGGCTTGATTTGTTTGTCGCCGATTACGTGGTCTGGCAGCGAGACCTGGACCTCTCTCTCGGATTCTCACTCACCGGTATAGGGAGGGCTTACGGACAACCAACCGCCTTTCGTGGCACGCAGTCACGCTTGTATCACAATGACGGCAATGGAGAATTTTCCGATGTAACTCAAGCCATGGGGATCGAAGTCGTCAACGCAGACACCGGCGTCGCGGTCGGTAAGGGACTGGGCGTAGCAGCGATCGATGTCGATCACGACGGATGGACCGATTTGATCGTAGCCAACGACACCGTCCGAAATTTCCTCTACCTCAACATCTCCGGAAAACGCTTTGAAGAATCTGGGATCCCACTCGGCATTGCCTTCGACCGCAGTGGCAATTCGACGGGTGCGATGGGAATCGACTGTGCTTACCTGAGGAACGACGATTCCCTCGCCATTGCCATTGGTAACTTTGCCAATGAACAATCTTCACTGTATGTCTCGCGTGGTTCCCAACCTCCCTTTGTCGATAGCGCCATGGCCAGCGGCATGGGGCCCGCCAGTCGCCTCAACCTGACCTTCGGAATGTTCTTTGCCGATCTCGACCTCGATTCACGGCAAGACATCGTCTGCTCCAATGGACACCTCGAAGCCGAAATCTCCAAGGTGCAAGCGACCCAGCACTACGAGCAACCGCCCCAGTTTTTCTGGAACGCAGGTGCGCAAGGCTCGACAGAGTTAGTCCCCCTGGGAGAGGATCAACTGGGAGCAGACGCCCTCGTGCCGCTGGTTGGACGAGGTGCCGCCTACGGGGATTTGGACAATGACGGAGACCTAGATATCATCCTGATATCCAACAGCGGGCCCGTTCGAGTGCTCCGCAATGACCAAGAATTGAAGCACCATTGGGTTCGACTCGAACTTGAGGGAACGGGCTCTTCCAATCGCGACGCCTATGGTGCAACAGTCACGCTCAACGCAGGAGGACAAACCTATCGCCGCACGACCACGTCCACACGCAGCTATCTAAGTCAATGCGAGCATCCGCTCACCTTTGGGCTGGGTTCGGTAGCGGAAGTCGATAGCGTCACGATCCGGTGGCCCAACGGGGAAACGCAACAATTGACCGAATTGGAAGTGGACAAAACTCACATCCTCCAACAGCCACCTAGCTCCGAGAACTAATCCCGAATTGATCTCGGCTCTGAAAACGCTCGTCAAAGCTTTGAAGGCCCCGAGGTGTCACAGCCGTTGCTCCCTGCGCTGGCGGCTTAACCCGATCGCAACAAGTCG
Coding sequences within it:
- a CDS encoding CRTAC1 family protein, whose amino-acid sequence is MQSTKSDSPQREDIQDDEVIGTAVQRSLIVLATLACLGGATFLALKFLQPPPPEEHAIPLTLPEVRDTQAVELPRIPLVDITQQAGIDWQHVSGMEGEKLLPETMGGGVAVWDYDRDGDQDILLVGSRSWPWAKQAIDSPRSLCLYQNNGAAQFTDVTHASGLDIEFYGMGPAIGDFDNDGWPDLFLTAVGQNHLFENEEGKFLDITATAGVAGLDSAWSTGATWFDYDNDGRLDLFVADYVVWQRDLDLSLGFSLTGIGRAYGQPTAFRGTQSRLYHNDGNGEFSDVTQAMGIEVVNADTGVAVGKGLGVAAIDVDHDGWTDLIVANDTVRNFLYLNISGKRFEESGIPLGIAFDRSGNSTGAMGIDCAYLRNDDSLAIAIGNFANEQSSLYVSRGSQPPFVDSAMASGMGPASRLNLTFGMFFADLDLDSRQDIVCSNGHLEAEISKVQATQHYEQPPQFFWNAGAQGSTELVPLGEDQLGADALVPLVGRGAAYGDLDNDGDLDIILISNSGPVRVLRNDQELKHHWVRLELEGTGSSNRDAYGATVTLNAGGQTYRRTTTSTRSYLSQCEHPLTFGLGSVAEVDSVTIRWPNGETQQLTELEVDKTHILQQPPSSEN